One segment of Candidatus Manganitrophus noduliformans DNA contains the following:
- a CDS encoding efflux RND transporter periplasmic adaptor subunit, producing the protein MKICRKARRGTTLAVLLLTLSVIGFYMTQNRAMGDTKADAPMNEQDGTPDGMEEMAMDINETGRTTAMLTPEKKQRIGVKVSEVQEREIEKVIRAAGRVAYDERKLARINLRVDGWIQDLFVNFTGQEVRKGEPLLTLYSPDLLITQQEYLLAKRGREKLGASPIAEVRETGDALLASVRRRLLLFGITEKQIQELEKRGEPQTAITITSPINGVVTHREGVQGMRVTPEATLYEIADLSTVWVIAEVYESDLSFVKEGQEAAVTVAAYPGEIFHGKVAYIDPFLNPQTRTVRVRLELPNPGLKLKPEMFSQVDLRSRLGRGLLIPESAVLDVGLRQIVFVDQGMEMYAPKEVKARRIDGAYLIQEGLNPGERIVTSANFLIDSESKLMASANMMGALGMAGIRMEQAEMGEMKMDGMEVQTPGEQTLSGPQKKKKGDLTLILATKPSPPIDGENLLHLVVTDAAGKPIENAKVVFSYTMPMPGMKAVKVPALFKNGQYEAKAKFGMAGTWEVTALVTVPGKPEVQETFTLEAGGEMEGMEGMPGM; encoded by the coding sequence ATGAAAATCTGTCGAAAAGCTCGAAGGGGAACCACATTGGCTGTTTTGCTTCTGACCCTCTCGGTCATTGGTTTCTACATGACGCAGAATCGCGCCATGGGGGATACAAAAGCGGACGCGCCGATGAACGAGCAGGATGGGACACCCGATGGCATGGAAGAGATGGCGATGGATATCAATGAGACCGGCCGGACGACGGCGATGCTGACCCCGGAGAAAAAACAACGGATCGGGGTCAAAGTGTCCGAAGTTCAGGAGAGAGAGATCGAGAAGGTGATCCGGGCCGCTGGACGGGTCGCTTATGATGAGCGAAAGCTCGCTCGAATCAACCTGAGGGTCGACGGCTGGATTCAGGACCTCTTCGTCAATTTCACCGGTCAAGAGGTGAGGAAGGGAGAGCCGCTTCTCACCCTCTACTCTCCCGATCTCCTCATCACGCAGCAGGAATACCTGCTGGCGAAGCGGGGCCGGGAGAAGTTGGGGGCCAGTCCGATCGCCGAGGTGCGGGAGACCGGAGACGCGCTTCTCGCCTCAGTGCGAAGAAGACTTCTTTTGTTCGGGATTACCGAAAAGCAGATTCAGGAACTGGAGAAGCGGGGAGAGCCGCAGACGGCGATCACGATCACCTCCCCGATCAACGGCGTCGTCACCCATAGAGAGGGGGTCCAAGGGATGCGGGTCACACCGGAGGCGACCCTTTATGAAATCGCCGACCTCTCGACCGTCTGGGTGATTGCTGAAGTCTATGAGTCCGATCTCTCATTTGTAAAAGAAGGGCAAGAGGCCGCCGTCACCGTGGCGGCCTACCCCGGCGAGATCTTTCACGGAAAGGTGGCCTATATCGATCCGTTTCTCAACCCTCAGACCCGGACCGTCCGGGTACGGCTGGAGCTTCCGAATCCGGGGCTCAAGCTCAAACCGGAGATGTTTTCTCAGGTCGATCTGAGATCCCGTCTCGGGAGGGGACTTCTGATCCCCGAATCGGCCGTTCTCGACGTGGGTCTGCGCCAGATCGTCTTCGTCGATCAAGGGATGGAGATGTACGCGCCGAAGGAGGTCAAGGCGCGTCGGATCGACGGGGCCTACCTCATCCAGGAAGGGCTGAACCCCGGAGAGCGGATCGTCACCTCGGCCAACTTTCTGATCGACTCGGAGAGTAAGCTGATGGCGTCGGCCAACATGATGGGAGCGCTCGGAATGGCCGGCATCCGGATGGAGCAGGCCGAAATGGGTGAGATGAAGATGGATGGGATGGAAGTGCAAACCCCGGGGGAACAGACCCTTTCTGGTCCCCAGAAGAAAAAGAAAGGAGATCTGACGTTGATCCTCGCTACGAAACCCTCTCCCCCCATCGATGGAGAGAACCTTCTTCATCTCGTCGTAACCGATGCGGCAGGAAAACCGATCGAAAATGCGAAGGTCGTCTTCTCCTACACCATGCCGATGCCGGGAATGAAGGCCGTCAAGGTTCCCGCCTTGTTTAAGAACGGACAATACGAAGCCAAAGCCAAATTCGGGATGGCCGGAACGTGGGAGGTGACCGCATTGGTGACCGTTCCTGGCAAGCCGGAAGTCCAGGAAACATTCACCCTGGAGGCCGGCGGCGAAATGGAAGGGATGGAGGGAATGCCGGGGATGTAG
- a CDS encoding TolC family protein has protein sequence MKRLLLLSILLIGATVIPMVTSAAEEVTPTLRLEEVLQEVIQRNPQVRAAERGERAAEARIPQARALEDPQFGVMQWSIPSNFSLFDADETWYTLSQHFPFFGKRALRGDIAKLETSMASEESRAVRLKIVKEAKQAYYDFFFTHKSLDIHHKQVALARRFSIIAQEKFAVGEVGQQDVIRAQVELLDLSNALKTSEQDRNVAAARLNALLDRLPDAPLGVPETPTIPAVEPELEMLQREAEAARPEIRMQTLAIRRGEESAALAERDLFPDVVAEVGYWDVHDGSNRWMASIKINLPWMNKKKYDARIREKEAEQSRAEAARRAALNETQFRIKELFVRFQTAKRLATLYQQGILPLAEQSLEAAVVGYEAKKNDFLTLIDAQENIKRLELTYFRTLAEIWKRLAELEEMTGKMF, from the coding sequence ATGAAACGACTTCTCTTGCTCTCCATTTTATTAATTGGCGCGACTGTCATTCCGATGGTCACATCTGCCGCCGAAGAAGTAACTCCAACCCTGCGCTTGGAAGAAGTGCTCCAGGAGGTCATCCAACGAAATCCGCAGGTCCGCGCGGCCGAGCGGGGGGAGCGCGCCGCAGAAGCGCGGATCCCGCAGGCGCGCGCCTTGGAGGATCCCCAGTTCGGCGTGATGCAATGGTCGATCCCTTCCAACTTCAGTCTCTTCGATGCCGATGAAACCTGGTATACCCTCTCCCAACACTTTCCCTTCTTTGGGAAGAGAGCGCTCCGCGGCGATATCGCCAAGCTAGAAACGAGCATGGCGAGTGAAGAGTCCCGTGCGGTTCGTTTGAAAATCGTCAAAGAGGCGAAGCAAGCTTATTATGATTTCTTCTTCACGCATAAGTCGCTCGACATTCACCACAAACAGGTGGCGCTGGCGCGACGATTCTCTATCATCGCCCAGGAGAAATTTGCCGTCGGGGAGGTCGGCCAGCAAGATGTGATCCGCGCCCAGGTCGAGCTGCTTGACCTCTCCAACGCACTGAAGACGTCGGAGCAGGATCGGAACGTTGCGGCGGCGCGGCTCAATGCGCTCCTCGATCGGCTTCCCGATGCCCCTCTAGGCGTCCCCGAAACGCCGACGATTCCGGCCGTTGAGCCGGAATTAGAGATGCTGCAGCGTGAAGCCGAAGCGGCCCGCCCCGAAATCCGGATGCAGACGCTGGCGATCCGACGCGGCGAAGAATCGGCCGCGCTGGCCGAGCGAGATCTCTTTCCCGATGTCGTGGCGGAAGTCGGGTATTGGGATGTCCACGACGGCTCGAATCGTTGGATGGCCTCCATCAAGATTAACCTCCCCTGGATGAATAAGAAGAAATATGACGCCCGCATTCGGGAAAAGGAGGCGGAGCAGTCGCGCGCTGAAGCCGCCCGCCGGGCCGCCCTCAATGAGACCCAATTTCGCATTAAAGAGCTCTTTGTCCGTTTCCAGACGGCCAAGCGCCTTGCCACGCTTTACCAACAGGGAATCCTGCCGCTGGCCGAGCAATCGTTGGAAGCGGCCGTCGTCGGATATGAAGCGAAGAAGAATGATTTCCTCACATTGATCGATGCGCAAGAGAACATCAAGAGATTGGAACTGACTTATTTTCGGACACTCGCGGAGATTTGGAAGCGTCTCGCCGAACTGGAAGAGATGACGGGAAAAATGTTTTAA
- a CDS encoding carboxypeptidase M32, with amino-acid sequence MKTLQDLKPLIEYLQEIQHLSSAISIFHWDQETYMPPGAGQARAQQLSSLGGLAHDKSVGPEMQRLLSQWVDLKSGEIKGEWDEAPQALLREVWRDYDKATKLPSEYVRRFAKASSISEQVWVEARKKSDFPLFMPHLKTMVDLKKEEIGYIGYKDSPYDALLDAYEPGMTVAQLVPLFAALKQELVPLLEKIVHSPVQPKDDFLRHSYVPEKQLAFGHQVLEAMGFNFNTGRQDLSAHPFTTSFHPTDVRITTRVDEHDLLSSLFSSIHEGGHALYDQGLQADLYGTPLGEARSLGVHESQSRLWENGIGRSKPFWGHFYPILQKTFPEGLRGVDPETFYAAVNTVRPSLIRVEADELTYNLHIMVRFEIERALIEENLPVEELPSLWNEKMGQYLGVVPDSDAHGVLQDIHWSGGAIGYFPTYTLGNLYSVQFLNQAKKEMPGLEGEIAKGNLLPLKKWLNEKIHRWGKQYPTDELVRRVTGEPLNPTYFIQYLKEKFGPIYRVT; translated from the coding sequence ATGAAGACGCTTCAAGATCTCAAGCCGCTCATCGAATACCTTCAAGAGATACAACATCTTTCCAGCGCGATTTCGATCTTTCATTGGGACCAGGAGACCTACATGCCGCCGGGGGCGGGACAGGCGCGGGCGCAGCAGTTGTCGTCCTTGGGCGGTTTAGCGCACGACAAGAGCGTCGGGCCGGAAATGCAGCGGCTTCTCTCCCAATGGGTTGATTTGAAGAGCGGTGAAATCAAGGGGGAGTGGGACGAGGCGCCGCAGGCGCTTTTAAGAGAGGTTTGGCGAGATTACGACAAAGCGACGAAGCTTCCATCGGAATATGTCCGGCGGTTTGCGAAGGCCTCGTCGATTTCGGAGCAGGTCTGGGTAGAGGCGCGAAAGAAGAGCGACTTCCCGCTGTTTATGCCGCACCTCAAGACGATGGTCGATCTGAAGAAAGAAGAGATCGGCTATATCGGTTACAAGGATTCTCCTTACGATGCGTTGCTTGATGCGTATGAGCCGGGGATGACGGTGGCGCAATTGGTTCCGCTCTTTGCCGCGTTGAAGCAGGAATTGGTGCCGCTGCTTGAGAAGATCGTTCACTCACCCGTTCAACCGAAAGACGACTTCCTTCGCCATTCCTATGTTCCCGAAAAGCAGTTGGCGTTTGGGCATCAGGTGTTGGAGGCGATGGGCTTTAATTTTAATACGGGCCGGCAGGATCTCTCGGCGCATCCCTTCACCACCTCTTTCCACCCCACCGATGTCCGGATCACGACGCGGGTGGACGAGCATGATCTCCTCTCCTCCCTCTTCAGCTCGATCCACGAGGGAGGCCATGCCCTCTACGATCAAGGGCTCCAGGCCGATCTCTACGGAACCCCGCTCGGCGAGGCGCGCTCGCTCGGCGTTCATGAGAGCCAGTCCCGTCTTTGGGAGAACGGCATCGGCCGATCGAAGCCGTTCTGGGGACATTTCTATCCGATCCTCCAGAAGACCTTTCCGGAAGGGTTGAGGGGGGTCGATCCGGAAACCTTCTATGCGGCGGTGAACACCGTCCGCCCGTCGCTGATCCGGGTCGAAGCCGATGAGCTGACCTACAACCTCCATATCATGGTCCGGTTTGAAATCGAGCGGGCATTGATCGAGGAGAATCTTCCGGTCGAAGAACTTCCGTCGCTCTGGAATGAGAAGATGGGTCAATATCTCGGCGTGGTCCCCGACTCCGACGCCCACGGCGTCCTTCAAGACATCCACTGGTCGGGCGGAGCGATCGGATATTTCCCCACCTACACTCTCGGCAACCTTTATTCGGTTCAGTTTTTGAATCAGGCGAAGAAGGAAATGCCGGGTCTCGAAGGGGAGATCGCGAAGGGGAATCTTTTGCCGTTGAAAAAGTGGCTGAACGAGAAGATCCATCGGTGGGGCAAGCAATATCCGACCGACGAATTGGTCCGCCGCGTCACGGGGGAGCCCTTGAACCCAACCTACTTCATTCAATATTTGAAGGAAAAATTCGGTCCGATCTATCGCGTGACATAA
- a CDS encoding AAA family ATPase: protein MNALRGKILEGELNLQQVQSEIKKLNQVVEKVTAPANRIGTLLGLPAPDLAHIVVGGADYYTNVDPRLKPEALQIGTQVLVNEAFVVLRAIGYDRNGSVQKITDLLPDGRLRVGQDVGAQSSLLIRSSQLTEEKLKVGDEVRIDASHRVAVEKVNNAQRREYFLEETPKVSWEEIGGQKEAIDAIRNTLEHPLLYPDLFKKYDFSQPKGFLLYGPPGCGKTLIGKATAYSLVQKLKDQGNPQVEEFFLHVKGPEILNMWLGESERMIREIFARAREKRGAGYLPFIFIDEAESILGTRRSMRSHNILSTLVPMFCAEMDGIESLKEMVIILASNRPDLIDPAVLRPGRIDRKIKINRPDRTGTEEIFGIYVTPEIPLAPSLMKAHGDDPAQARQALIKAGVDAIFSKGAAQQILELQLRSSRREILHRSDLISGALIASIIQRAKERAIKRTINEGEEGITVEDITLAVETEYREGEILPPNDIVEDWLKLIDVDPENVVGLSLLDKKERPKPEKRVI from the coding sequence ATGAATGCGCTGCGGGGCAAGATCCTCGAAGGGGAGCTGAACCTCCAACAGGTTCAATCGGAGATCAAGAAGCTGAATCAGGTGGTGGAAAAGGTCACCGCGCCGGCCAACCGGATCGGCACCCTCCTGGGACTCCCCGCCCCCGATCTGGCGCACATCGTGGTCGGCGGGGCGGACTATTACACGAATGTTGACCCGCGCCTCAAACCGGAAGCGCTGCAGATCGGCACGCAGGTCTTGGTGAATGAAGCTTTCGTCGTCCTCCGCGCCATCGGCTATGACCGGAACGGATCGGTTCAAAAAATCACCGACCTTCTGCCGGACGGCCGGCTTCGCGTCGGGCAGGATGTCGGAGCGCAGTCGTCTCTGCTGATCCGCTCCTCCCAATTGACCGAAGAAAAACTGAAGGTCGGCGACGAGGTCCGGATCGACGCCAGCCACCGGGTCGCCGTGGAAAAGGTCAACAACGCCCAGCGGCGGGAGTATTTCCTGGAAGAGACACCGAAGGTTTCCTGGGAAGAGATCGGCGGCCAGAAGGAGGCGATCGACGCGATCCGCAATACACTCGAGCATCCCCTCCTCTACCCCGACCTCTTCAAGAAATACGACTTCTCCCAGCCGAAGGGCTTCCTCTTATACGGTCCCCCCGGCTGCGGCAAGACGTTGATCGGGAAAGCGACCGCTTATAGCCTGGTCCAGAAGCTGAAAGATCAAGGCAACCCGCAGGTCGAAGAATTTTTCCTTCATGTAAAGGGGCCGGAGATTTTGAATATGTGGCTCGGCGAGTCGGAGCGGATGATCCGGGAGATCTTCGCGCGCGCCCGCGAAAAACGGGGGGCCGGCTACCTCCCCTTCATCTTCATCGACGAGGCGGAGTCGATCCTGGGGACGCGCCGCTCGATGCGCTCTCACAACATCCTCAGCACCCTCGTTCCGATGTTCTGCGCCGAAATGGACGGAATCGAATCGCTCAAGGAGATGGTGATTATCCTCGCCTCCAACCGCCCCGACCTGATCGACCCGGCGGTCCTGCGCCCCGGGCGGATCGACCGGAAGATCAAAATCAATCGCCCCGACCGGACCGGCACCGAGGAGATCTTCGGCATTTACGTGACCCCGGAAATCCCCCTCGCGCCGAGTCTGATGAAAGCCCACGGCGATGATCCGGCGCAGGCGCGTCAGGCCTTGATCAAAGCGGGGGTCGATGCGATCTTTTCAAAGGGCGCAGCGCAGCAGATTCTGGAATTGCAGCTTCGGAGCAGCCGTCGAGAGATCCTCCACCGGTCGGACCTGATCAGCGGCGCCCTGATCGCGTCGATCATCCAACGGGCCAAGGAGCGGGCGATCAAACGGACCATCAACGAAGGGGAAGAGGGAATCACGGTTGAAGACATCACCCTCGCCGTCGAAACCGAATACCGAGAGGGAGAGATCCTCCCCCCCAACGACATTGTCGAAGACTGGCTGAAGCTGATCGACGTCGATCCGGAGAATGTCGTCGGCCTCTCGCTGCTCGACAAAAAGGAACGGCCCAAACCCGAGAAGCGAGTCATCTAA
- a CDS encoding proteasome accessory factor PafA2 family protein, protein MLKLFGIETEYGITREDLEAVDPVVESMELVRAYLTRPFRPGWDYSGEDPRQDARGFRADKLAQDEEEEAFEKQDRHRPFSFHEMKSDLALTNGARFYNDHTHPEYSTPECRSLRDLVIHDKAGERIVQACADRRNAALGNPAVQLYKNNTDFYGHSYGCHDNYLLPRSIPFDKIIRDLTPFLVTRQIFAGAGKVGIESRDGYRAGVYQLSQRADFVEVEMSVDTMDRRPIINTRDEPHADRSQYRRLHQILGDANLSETATALKVGTTWLTLRLIEIGAAPAAAIPEPVAAVHAVSLDTTCKKPIKRMNGKEISPIDHQRLYLAAAQKAFGQEADPDTQWVLAKWEEVLNDLEIDPMMLTNRLDWVAKKWLLETFMEAEGCGWDDPRLRGLDLEYHNLSPDRGLFIGLEMEGNMERLSTEAEIKEAMTTPPADTRAAIRGLCIEKFYDQIHRIQWERVVFQNGLFHKTLEMNSLFDPAEIATLRARIGEAASFKEIFNS, encoded by the coding sequence ATGCTGAAGCTCTTTGGGATCGAAACCGAATATGGAATTACCCGGGAAGACTTAGAAGCGGTCGATCCGGTGGTGGAGTCGATGGAACTGGTCCGCGCCTATCTCACCCGCCCCTTTCGGCCCGGATGGGATTACAGCGGCGAAGACCCCCGGCAGGACGCCCGCGGATTCCGGGCCGATAAGCTGGCGCAGGATGAAGAAGAGGAAGCGTTCGAGAAACAAGACCGCCACCGGCCCTTCTCCTTTCACGAGATGAAGAGCGACCTCGCCCTGACCAACGGCGCCCGCTTCTACAACGACCACACCCACCCGGAGTATTCTACCCCGGAATGCCGGTCGCTTCGGGATCTCGTCATCCACGACAAGGCGGGGGAGCGGATCGTCCAGGCCTGCGCCGACCGGCGGAACGCGGCCCTCGGGAATCCGGCGGTCCAGCTCTACAAAAACAACACCGACTTTTACGGCCACAGCTACGGCTGCCACGATAACTATCTTCTCCCCCGATCGATCCCCTTCGACAAAATCATCCGCGATCTCACCCCGTTCCTCGTGACCCGGCAGATTTTCGCGGGGGCGGGGAAGGTCGGGATCGAGAGCCGGGATGGATACCGGGCCGGCGTCTACCAGCTCTCGCAGCGGGCCGATTTCGTCGAAGTGGAGATGTCGGTCGATACGATGGATCGCCGGCCGATCATCAACACGCGGGACGAGCCCCACGCCGACCGAAGTCAATATCGGCGCCTTCATCAAATTTTAGGAGACGCCAATCTGTCGGAGACCGCCACCGCGCTGAAGGTGGGGACCACCTGGCTGACCCTTCGTCTCATCGAAATCGGCGCGGCGCCCGCGGCGGCGATTCCGGAGCCGGTCGCCGCCGTCCACGCCGTTTCGCTCGATACGACCTGCAAAAAACCGATCAAGCGGATGAATGGAAAAGAGATCTCGCCGATCGACCATCAGCGTCTCTACCTCGCCGCGGCGCAGAAGGCGTTCGGGCAGGAGGCCGATCCGGACACCCAATGGGTCCTGGCCAAGTGGGAAGAGGTCTTGAACGACCTCGAGATCGACCCGATGATGCTGACGAACCGGCTCGACTGGGTCGCCAAGAAATGGCTGCTCGAAACCTTCATGGAGGCGGAAGGGTGCGGATGGGACGACCCTCGGCTTCGCGGGCTCGATCTCGAATATCACAACCTCTCCCCCGACCGGGGGCTCTTCATCGGTCTGGAAATGGAAGGGAATATGGAACGGCTCTCCACCGAAGCGGAGATCAAGGAGGCGATGACAACTCCCCCCGCCGACACCCGCGCCGCGATCCGGGGGCTGTGCATCGAAAAATTTTATGACCAGATCCATCGAATCCAGTGGGAGCGGGTCGTTTTTCAGAACGGCCTCTTTCATAAAACGCTGGAAATGAACAGCCTGTTCGACCCGGCCGAGATCGCCACGCTGCGAGCGCGGATCGGAGAGGCCGCCAGCTTCAAAGAGATTTTTAATTCATAG
- a CDS encoding ubiquitin-like protein UBact, giving the protein MTEFMERRERPVNPLEKPREETGPKRPDTDSSKENLLKRMRKVDPKQAERYRQRTGE; this is encoded by the coding sequence ATGACCGAATTCATGGAACGACGGGAACGCCCGGTGAATCCGCTGGAGAAACCGCGCGAGGAGACCGGACCGAAGCGTCCCGACACCGACTCCAGCAAGGAAAATCTTTTAAAGCGGATGCGGAAGGTCGATCCGAAACAGGCGGAACGGTACCGACAAAGAACCGGAGAATAA
- a CDS encoding proteasome subunit alpha has translation MHNGDFWSLLKTNGYKLGPGTLPEGREPVESKIALTQGTTIFGLKYKEGVLVAGDRRATAGTTVMYDRTDKVLEIDRHSVMAIAGVPATAFEIARVMEHTFKYYRRSQLQELSLEGKVRALSKLLKENIPMAIQGIGAVAPIYAAYDVARKEGKLFFYDILGAGFEAVEFTTSGSGSPAIRGILQYENRWGKRPLAELSEEAAITLTMRLLETAAEFDAATGGSNREAHLYPVIKLVTMEGVREIPQKTLESLYARNVVGRSTAGEPGLGIG, from the coding sequence ATGCATAATGGTGACTTTTGGTCCCTTCTCAAAACCAACGGTTATAAATTAGGACCGGGAACCCTTCCGGAAGGGAGAGAGCCGGTTGAAAGCAAAATCGCCCTCACGCAAGGGACAACCATCTTTGGACTGAAATATAAAGAGGGTGTCTTGGTCGCGGGGGATCGCCGGGCGACCGCCGGAACGACGGTGATGTATGACCGGACCGACAAGGTTCTCGAGATCGACCGCCATTCGGTGATGGCGATCGCAGGGGTTCCCGCGACGGCCTTCGAGATTGCCCGCGTGATGGAGCATACCTTCAAGTATTATCGGCGCAGCCAGCTTCAGGAGCTGAGCCTCGAAGGAAAGGTCCGCGCCCTCTCGAAACTCCTCAAGGAAAATATCCCGATGGCGATTCAGGGAATCGGCGCGGTCGCCCCGATCTATGCCGCCTATGATGTGGCGCGGAAAGAGGGGAAGCTCTTTTTCTACGACATTCTCGGCGCCGGATTCGAAGCGGTGGAGTTCACCACCTCCGGTTCCGGTTCCCCGGCCATTCGTGGAATCCTCCAGTATGAGAATCGCTGGGGGAAGCGCCCGCTGGCCGAACTCTCCGAGGAGGCGGCGATCACCCTGACGATGAGGCTCCTGGAGACGGCGGCCGAATTCGACGCCGCCACCGGCGGGAGCAACCGAGAAGCCCATCTCTACCCGGTGATCAAACTGGTCACGATGGAAGGGGTCCGAGAGATTCCTCAGAAAACACTCGAATCGCTCTATGCGCGAAACGTCGTCGGCCGCTCTACCGCGGGAGAACCGGGGCTGGGCATCGGATAA
- a CDS encoding proteasome subunit alpha, with translation MVYDEPYRWVEAVRNRRDYLEEQLSAGSPIVALPYENGVLMATLGAGTSKLYEVYDQIAFGGIGHPADLEKLRNVVLDAAHVEGFNRSPVDVTVRRLMKFILAPMVKQAFEEVLHAPYIAKIVMAEIGILSAKPLFFHLNYDGVFEEEERGVVLAPTAPMSERMAAFLNAAGETHSLSLKEALQIALRTWAVSQLPADLEAEKEAGAPPSPKELDPLLKRSLESHTLEAALLDRTQPGSSKYRTLSHDEIEQALKGWLK, from the coding sequence ATGGTTTATGACGAGCCTTACCGATGGGTCGAGGCGGTTCGAAACCGGCGCGACTATCTTGAGGAACAACTTTCCGCCGGCAGCCCGATCGTCGCCCTCCCCTATGAAAACGGCGTCCTGATGGCGACCCTCGGCGCCGGCACGTCGAAGCTGTATGAAGTCTATGACCAGATCGCATTCGGCGGGATCGGCCATCCGGCCGATCTGGAGAAACTTCGGAATGTCGTCCTCGATGCCGCCCATGTGGAAGGGTTCAATCGCTCCCCCGTCGATGTCACTGTCCGCCGGCTGATGAAGTTTATTTTGGCGCCGATGGTCAAGCAGGCCTTCGAAGAGGTGCTTCACGCTCCCTACATCGCGAAGATCGTGATGGCGGAGATCGGCATCCTCTCCGCCAAGCCGCTCTTCTTCCACCTCAATTATGACGGGGTCTTCGAAGAGGAGGAACGCGGGGTGGTCCTGGCGCCGACGGCGCCGATGAGCGAGCGGATGGCGGCTTTTCTCAATGCCGCCGGAGAGACCCACTCCCTATCACTCAAGGAGGCCCTGCAGATCGCCCTGAGAACCTGGGCGGTCTCTCAACTTCCGGCCGATCTGGAGGCGGAAAAAGAGGCCGGCGCCCCCCCGTCGCCAAAGGAGCTCGATCCGTTGTTGAAGCGGTCGCTCGAATCGCACACCCTCGAAGCGGCCCTTCTTGACCGGACCCAGCCGGGGAGTTCGAAATACCGGACCCTCTCTCATGACGAAATCGAACAGGCGCTGAAGGGGTGGTTGAAATAG
- a CDS encoding proteasome accessory factor PafA2 family protein, whose protein sequence is MLSRIMGLETEYGCLVNQERPNDSPERIAYRIKETIFKKKKLGLIDLHHRAHDEPPGNGGFLLNGGRIYIDMGHLEYASPECLSLTDLLAYDRAGDRILQEAVEALGLGERVSIIKNNVDHETGATFGSHENYLVARDFPFSYDGLGQLIPFLVTRQIFTGAGRVGAHLVPDGWVALGERALPQIDFQISQRADHIVNDFYQWVQFNRAIINTRDEPLADPNRYRRIHLLLGDSNMLEYATALKLGTTSVMLSLIEEGAVPDDLALADAVLDLRRISRDPERRWIVTLQNGKRISAVELQSLLQQEAERTLSGKDDQTDWIISEWGKTLEALAIDPERLVGKIDWISKRWLLESFREAEGVDWQDPWMASLDLEYHNLNRSRGLAVALEEEGKALRRTTDDAVDLAVECPPRNTRASARGELIRSLLERQTPYVINWSSFYIEGKKPFSMEDPFKTYRTETEAHFLG, encoded by the coding sequence ATGCTGTCACGAATTATGGGTCTCGAAACCGAATACGGCTGTCTGGTGAATCAAGAGCGCCCGAACGATTCGCCCGAGCGGATCGCGTACCGAATCAAAGAGACGATCTTCAAAAAGAAAAAACTCGGGTTGATCGACCTGCACCATCGGGCCCACGACGAGCCGCCGGGAAACGGCGGATTTCTTCTCAACGGCGGCCGGATCTACATCGACATGGGACATCTGGAGTATGCTTCTCCGGAGTGCCTCTCCCTCACCGACCTGCTCGCCTACGATCGGGCGGGAGACCGAATCTTGCAGGAGGCGGTCGAAGCCTTGGGGCTGGGAGAACGGGTCTCGATCATCAAAAACAATGTCGATCATGAAACCGGCGCCACCTTCGGATCGCATGAAAATTACCTCGTCGCCCGCGACTTCCCCTTTTCCTACGACGGCCTGGGCCAGCTGATCCCCTTCCTGGTGACCCGCCAGATCTTCACCGGGGCGGGGCGGGTCGGCGCGCATCTGGTCCCCGACGGCTGGGTCGCTCTGGGCGAGCGGGCGCTGCCGCAGATTGACTTTCAGATCTCGCAGCGGGCCGACCACATCGTCAACGATTTCTACCAGTGGGTCCAGTTCAACCGCGCCATCATCAACACCCGCGACGAGCCGCTGGCCGATCCGAACCGGTATCGGCGCATCCACCTCCTCCTCGGCGACTCCAACATGCTCGAATATGCCACCGCGCTGAAACTCGGCACCACCTCCGTCATGCTCTCCCTGATCGAGGAAGGGGCGGTTCCGGACGATCTGGCGCTGGCGGACGCGGTTCTCGATTTAAGGCGGATCTCGCGCGATCCGGAGCGGCGATGGATTGTGACCCTTCAGAACGGAAAACGGATTTCCGCCGTCGAGCTTCAATCCCTTCTTCAACAAGAAGCGGAACGAACCCTGTCTGGAAAGGATGATCAGACCGATTGGATCATCTCGGAATGGGGAAAGACGCTGGAGGCGCTCGCGATCGACCCGGAGCGTCTTGTCGGAAAGATCGACTGGATCTCCAAACGGTGGCTTCTTGAATCGTTTCGAGAGGCGGAGGGGGTCGATTGGCAGGACCCCTGGATGGCCAGCCTCGATCTGGAGTACCATAATCTCAACCGATCCCGCGGACTCGCCGTTGCCTTGGAAGAAGAAGGAAAGGCCCTCCGGCGGACCACCGACGACGCCGTCGATCTGGCGGTGGAATGTCCCCCCCGGAATACGCGCGCTTCCGCGCGGGGAGAATTGATCCGATCTCTCCTGGAGCGGCAAACCCCTTATGTGATCAACTGGTCGAGTTTTTATATCGAGGGGAAAAAACCTTTCTCGATGGAAGATCCGTTTAAGACTTATCGGACCGAAACCGAGGCGCATTTTTTGGGGTAA